A window of Glycine soja cultivar W05 chromosome 13, ASM419377v2, whole genome shotgun sequence genomic DNA:
catttatttatgAATCCAAACTGACGGATTATGAAACATTTCTTTTTAGTTGGTTGTGGGGCCTCTACTATCAATTATACACATATACAGTGTTTCTGAAGAAATGAGAGCAACTCCTGTCAATACCTTGAATCCACAAAGGACTGCAATGATTGTGGCTGATTTTCTCAAGgtgtggtttgattttttttgtaaatgaaTTCTCTCTTGGTTTCTTTATTTGTAAAACTGAAATGCTGTTGGACTGTTAATTGAGTTCAAGTCAGGCTGGAAGTGTATCAAGCCCAGCTGATCTAAGATATCGAGAAGATTTGCTATTTCCTCGGAGACTCATAGAAGATGCTGGAAATGTAAGAGTTGGTAGGGATTTGCACAAGGTTATTAAGCCTTCAAAGCTTCTTGAATCAAAACAAGTATTCCCTGGGGAGAAGTTTATTTTAAATGGTGATAATAGGTGCATCGACATGGTATTGGAGCAGGATGCTATCGGCAAAGATGCATTGAGAGGGTGGCTAGTTGCTTCATATGCTGTACAAATTGGCAAGTCCTCTCACGAGCTCAGTACCAGTACCCTGCTACAGGCCTATGAGAAAATGAATGAGGTCTTCCCTGCCTTTATAAAAGAATTACAGTGCAAAGGGTGGCATACAGATCGGTTTCTTGATGGAAGTGGTTGCCGCTTTGCATTGTAGTGTACAAATTAATCCTATATTGGCTTTAGTAGGCCTTTTACCTATTGCGAGAGATTTGATGCATTACATGTGATGGTTCAGGTTACTTCTTCAAGTTAATCTTAATATAGCTGTTTGTATCTAACTATCCTGCTGCAGGATGATCAACGGTCCATATCCTGAAATGTAGGATGCATATAGTAGCAATTGactttgttttcttctcttgGCTTGATTTCATctcattaattctattttattgaataaatcaTCTTTGACTTAATGATAGTGAAAAAGAGGCTTTTCCATAAATTGATATAAAACATCAGAATGTATTTATGATTGACATAATTTGATAAATGATATATACCCTTGAAAGTTGAAATAGTTTGTGGGATGTCTTTGATTTATGAGAACATAGGAATGTAAAGAGAGAAAGTGGAGAATcaattaaaagatataaaaggTGTCGATAAAACATCTGATAATGATTTTGATATGGATTTGTGTCTCTTATTCTGATTTTGGATCTGGGTTTATTTTTTAACAGAGATTGCATTGATTGATAGAGGCATGCGGAAAATTTTAGAAAGCCAAAACAATTTCTGGGGTTTTATAACCGTCAGAAattgtttatttcgttttagcAAAATAATTTCTAGTGATTTTTAATTGTCAGAAAATTAAATGTCACTAAACACAATTAAATTAATGTCATGTCATCATTTAATGGTGTTTTTGAAGAACAGatcaaatacataattaatccatttgaaaattttaagaacAGGCTTAAGTAATCTTTTGGGTCCCATGAAATAGCATGTTTTGATTTTactcctttaaatatttttgttttgattttagttctttaaagctttttttgttttgttttaatttttattgttaattaacaatattaaaaaatgatataacaaTCACGATAGTAACTTATTGACTTGTTACGTCGTGAAGGAGTAGAAATATGATTAACACAATCTTTTTTTTcgtaaatgttttaaaattttgatatgttcaaaataattatgacaTTAGACTAGTAGGTGAaagatttaacaaaatttagaaaaataaaataaaataaatccatACTTATCATATTATACTCTTGGGTGATATGACATGTTAATAAACTACTAATATCAATATATCATTAGTTAATACTATTACTATCTTACTTGATAATTGAGACTAAAACTATCAatttttaaaggactaaaagataaacaattaaattaataaacatcCTATTTCATATTGGTTTATATAAAACATAAAGCTTTAGATAGGAAAGGAGTTCATAAACATTTCATCCAAGAAGAGAGAATGTGAGAAACAAATAGAAGTTAAAAGTCTAGCAATACAAGGTGATTTTATACTTATTCAGTGAAACTAAAGAACATTCAATTCTCATTTAACCTAATAAAAGTCATGCTAATGAAAAGAaggttacaaaataaatattcttgATGTTACTCTTGATTACAACAACAATCTCAgcctgaaataataaaattgaaggatttttttataCGAAGTCACTCTTGTCTATTCCTACCAAcaaagtgttaaaaaaaattacaaaaatctaCTCAAGTGAGAATATGTAAGTTAATAAGCACAAATACAATGACTTTGCAATGCTAAGGGTAGAATGTTTAATCACATATGTTCCATCCAGAATAGTTTATCATAATAGAATGTTTCGTCCAATATGATTGTTAGAGACACATATTTattcttttcaagtttttataTAGGCTTGAACGAAGATGTATGTATCTATTGTGTGTTGAAGCCCTTGAAATTTTTCTAATCTGAGTCTTCATTTCATGCACAAAAACTTGACACGTTTCCACTTTTTCGCATAGGAGAGAGAAAGTATATgtcctttttttcttaaaaagtacTGACATTTTTTGAAGGTGTATATTACTTTTGTATTTTCCACTTCAATCTTTCCTATGCACTTAacctcaaaaatataatttgcttttgattaaaggctgtacGTATACCTAGAAATCCTATCTTTTCATTAAATACTTGAAATTCAAACTTtagaacatatttaaaaaataaaagaaatatcatATGAAAGGAATACAAGAACACTTTCACCTTTAACATATGAAAAGAGTTCTCACCACGTGATCTTTAGATGGAGAAAAacttaagtgaatatatacATCAAGGTGTAAGTTTTTCTTAATAGTGATTGGACGTTGAAAGTTGGATATAATAATATAGTTCATAAAAATGCATTGGACACAACTTCATTTGTAGGGCTTCCACACTTGATTCTTAT
This region includes:
- the LOC114382227 gene encoding protein root UVB sensitive 2, chloroplastic-like isoform X2, producing the protein MANFLVNEGYLRYTQFRALQHTASAALSVLSTQSLLFAAGLRPTPAQATAVSWVLKDGMQHLGNIICSKLGARMDSEPKRWRILADVLYDLGTGLEVLSPLCPQFFLEMAGIGNLAKGMSIVASRATRLPIYSSFAKEGNLSDLFARGEAISTLFNVVGIGIGIQLASTVCASMQGKLVVGPLLSIIHIYSVSEEMRATPVNTLNPQRTAMIVADFLKAGSVSSPADLRYREDLLFPRRLIEDAGNVRVGRDLHKVIKPSKLLESKQVFPGEKFILNGDNRCIDMVLEQDAIGKDALRGWLVASYAVQIGKSSHELSTSTLLQAYEKMNEVFPAFIKELQCKGWHTDRFLDGSGCRFAL